Proteins from a genomic interval of Cuculus canorus isolate bCucCan1 chromosome 17, bCucCan1.pri, whole genome shotgun sequence:
- the DGCR8 gene encoding microprocessor complex subunit DGCR8, with product MEKYENVPPLPKEPAREMDVENHACPPPLPPNEQPPPPPLQTSSDAEVMDVGSGGDGQSDTPAGDTHSICRTQLLTKGSACYKSRLIVDPNNSDQSPRTARHAPSVRKFTPDLKLLKDVKISVSFTESCKSKDRKVLYTGVEQDYKADTDFGVNNVNGDLHVCPFGGSNGKAVGVGGENDDKKDDENDIDQEKRVEYAVLDELEDFTDNLMEIDEEGGGFTSKAIVQRDKVDEETLNYSYEDDFDNDVDALLEEGLRAPKTRRLENEKYGGESDHQSDGETSVQPMMTKIKTVLKSRGRPPTEPLPDGWIMTFHNSGIPVYLHRESRVVTWSRPYFLGTGSIRKHDPPLSSIPCLHYKKMKENEEREQNNDITPNGEVSPVKHLDKSSEPDCQAEEPDSTAADSGPLDEKDPPGGDAAQGALGQVKAKVEVCKDESVDLEDFRCYLEKCFDFEQVTVKKFRTWAERRQFNREMKRKQAESERPILPANQKLITLSVQDAPTKKEFVINPNGKSEVCILHEYMQRVLKVRPVYNFFECENPSEPFGASVIIDGVTYGAGTASSKKLAKNKAARATLEILIPDFVKQTSEEKPKDSEELEYFNHISIEDSRVYELTSKAGLLSPYQILHECLKRNHGMGDTSIKFEVIPGKNQKSEYVMTCGKHTVRGWCKNKRVGKQLASQKILQLLHPHVKNWGSLLRMYGRESSKMVKQETSDKSVIELQQYAKKNKPNLHILNKLQEEMKKLAQEREETRKKPKMTIVESAQPGSEPLCTVDV from the exons atggagaaatatgaaaatgtacCACCCCTCCCTAAAGAACCTGCGAGAGAAATGGATGTGGAGAATCATGCTTGTCCCCCACCTCTGCCGCCTAACGAAcagcctccaccacctcccctgCAAACGTCCAGTGACGCAGAGGTAATGGACGTTGGCTCTGGTGGTGATGGACAGTCAGATACCCCTGCTGGGGACACGCACAGTATCTGCAGAACACAGCTGCTCACAAAGGGATCTGCCTGCTACAAAAGTCGTCTTATAGTAGACCCTAACAATAGTGACCAAAGCCCAAGAACTGCTCGTCACGCACCATCAGTTCGAAAGTTCACCCCAGATCTTAAGTTACTTAAAGATGTAAAGATTAGTGTTAGCTTTACAGaaagctgcaaaagcaaagatAGGAAAGTTCTGTACACTGGAGTTGAGCAGGATTATAAGGCAGATACAGATTTTGGTGTTAATAATGTCAATGGGGATTTGCATGTTTGTCCTTTTGGTGGTAGTAATGGAAAAGCTGTAGGAGTAGGAGGTGAAAATGATGACAAGAAGGATGATGAAAATGATATCGATCAGGAAAAGAGAGTGGAATATGCAGTTCTGGATGAGCTAGAAGATTTTACTGACAATTTGATGGAAATAgatgaagaaggaggagggtTCACATCTAAAGCAATTGTTCAAAGAGATAAAGTGGATGAAGAAACCTTGAATTACTCATATGAG GATGACTTTGATAATGATGTGGATGCTCTGCTGGAAGAGGGTCTTCGAGCCCCCAAAACAAGGAGgctagaaaatgagaaatatggTGGTGAAAGCGATCACCAGTCTGATGGAGAAACAAGTGTGCAGCCAATGATGaccaaaattaaaactgttcttaAAA GTCGTGGCCGCCCTCCTACAGAACCTTTGCCAGATGGATGGATCATGACATTCCATAACTCGGGCATTCCTGTATATCTGCACAGAGAATCTAGAGTTGTTACCTGGTCTAGACCTTATTTCTTGGGAACAGGAAGCATAAGG aAACATGATCCTCCCCTTAGTAGCATTCCCTGCTtgcattacaaaaaaatgaaggaaaatgaggaaagggAACAAAATAACGACATAACCCCAAACGGAGAAGTATCCCCTGTAAAGCATCTAGATAAATCTTCAGAACCAGACTGCCAAGCAGAAGAACCAGATTCTACTGCTGCTGATTCTGGGCCTTTAGATGAGAAAGACCCCCCAGGGGGGGATGCAGCACAAGGAGCCTTAGGACAAGTTAAGGCCAAAGTTGAAGTATGTAAAGATGAATCTGTAG ATCTGGAAGATTTTAGATGCTATCTTGAAAAGTGTTTTGACTTTGAACAAGTTACGGTAAAAAAATTCAGAACCTGGGCGGAGAGACGGCAATTCAATCGTGAAATGAAGCGGAAGCAGGCAGAATCTGAGCGGCCTATTCTGCCTGCCAACCAGAAACTCATTACCTTGTCTGTGCAAGATGCACCTACAAAGAAAG aattTGTCATTAATCCCAATGGGAAATCCGAAGTTTGCATACTACATGAATATATGCAACGAGTGCTAAAGGTTCGCCCTGTTTACAATTTCTTTGAATGTG AGAACCCAAGTGAACCTTTTGGAGCCTCAGTGATTATTGATGGAGTAACTTATGGGGCAGGAACTGCCAGCAGCAAAAAACTTGCCAAGAATAAAGCTG ctcGAGCTACACTGGAAATCCTTATTCCTGACTTTGTTAAACAGACCTCTGAGGAGAAGCCCAAAGACAGTGAAGAACTCGAG TATTTTAACCATATCAGTATTGAGGACTCACGGGTATATGAACTCACCAGTAAAGCTGGACTCCTGTCTCCATATCAGATTCTCCATGAGTGCCTTAAAAG AAACCATGGAATGGGTGATACATCCATAAAGTTTGAAGTGATTCCTGGTAAAAATCAGAAGAGCGAGTATGTCATGACTTGTGGCAAGCACACGGTGCGAGGCTGGT gcaaaaataaaagagtggGAAAACAACTAGCTTCTCAGAAAATCCTACAGCTACTGCATCCACATGTGAAAAATTGGGGCTCTCTTTTGCGTATGTATGGGAGAGAGAGTAGCAAGATGGTGAAACAG GAAACCTCTGATAAAAGTGTGATAGAACTTCAGCAGTATGCCAAAAAGAACAAGCCAAATCTGCACATCCTGAACAAGTTacaggaagaaatgaagaaactgGCACAAGAAAGA GAGGAAACGCGGAAGAAGCCCAAGATGACGATAGTGGAATCAGCTCAGCCTGGCAGTGAGCCACTGTGTACCGTTGATGTGTAA
- the TRMT2A gene encoding tRNA (uracil-5-)-methyltransferase homolog A: MAEQSHCSSPGCSIALEAKDGTEEESKADGGSGGPVESPAAHPDVYGYIKGDLFTSEIYKVEIQNLPKYIGFNDVKKFLAKYGLSPHKIKLFGKQTFAFVTFKCEEDRDKAMKVLHGVLWKSRHLSVRLAKPKADPIAKKRKREEENEQGEVKRLAPLEGTEEEPLSKQIADVVTPLWRVPYGEQLAAKKQDCEQVLQKLTKEIGNNNRALLPWLFVQKQKYNKLCCPVEGVKASPLQTEYRNKCEFLIGIGVNQEDKTVGCRLGKYKGGTCAVVEPFDTIHIPTIAKKVVKAFQDYIRSTPYSVYSPETYEGHWKQLTVRTSRNGHIMAIVYFNPQKLSKEELADLKISLAKYFTEGMGEETGVTSLYFVEEGQRKSPSLEDLPLEHVAGDKYIYEELLGLKFRISPHAFFQVNTQAAEVLYVAIREWAQLSQESTVLDVCCGTGTIGISLAKKVKKVIGIELCQEAVEDAKVNAQINDLNNIEFHCGKAEDIVPSLINVLAPQNLITIVDPPRAGLHSKVILAIRRAEHLKKLIYVSCNPRAAMNNFVDLCRAPSNRVKGASFRPIKAMAVDLFPQTRHCELLIFFERVEYANGSSVAATPDAAQGSTIGCESECLDGTNPSSNEANPTPAAHVGSALGERPST, from the exons ATGGCAGAACAAAGCcactgcagcagccctggctgtaGCATAGCTCTGGAGGCCAAAGATGGAACTGAAGAGGAGAGCAAGGCCGACGGAGGCTCAGGTGGCCCTGTCGAGAGCCCAGCAGCCCACCCTGATGTGTACGGATATATTAAGGGAGACTTGTTTACCTCTGAAATCTATAAAGTAGAAATACAAAACCTTCCCAAATACATTGGTTTTAATGATGTGAAAAAGTTCCTTGCCAAATACGGACTGAGTCCTCATAAGATAAAGCTTTTTGGGAAGCAGACATTTGCCTTTGTGACATTTAAGTGCGAGGAGGATAGGGACAAGGCCATGAAAGTCCTCCATGGGGTGTTGTGGAAGAGCCGGCACCTGAGCGTTAGGCTGGCCAAGCCAAAGGCTGACCCGATCGCGAAGAAGcggaagagagaagaagagaacgAGCAGGGAGAGGTGAAGCGGCTGGCTCCCTTGGAAGGCACTGAAGAGGAGCCTCTGAGCAAGCAAATTGCCGATGTTGTCACCCCACTGTGGAGGGTGCCTTACGGAGAGCAGCTGGCTGCAAAGAAGCAGGACTGCGAACAAGTGCTGCAGAAGCTGACAAA GGAAATAGGAAATAACAACAGAGCTTTATTACCGTGGTTGTTcgtgcagaaacagaaatataacAAATTGTGTTGCCCAGTAGAGGGAGTGAAAGCATCACCGTTACAG ACTGAATATCGCAACAAATGTGAGTTCTTGATTGGGATTGGCGTAAATCAAGAAGACAAAACTGTGGGCTGTCGTCTTGGCAAATACAAGGGTGGTACCTGTGCTGTGGTGGAGCCGTTTGATACTATTCACATTCCTACTATTGCCAAAAAAGTTGTAAAAGCTTTCCAAGACTATATAAG GTCAACTCCTTACTCGGTTTACAGCCCAGAAACGTATGAAGGTCACTGGAAGCAGCTCACAGTCCGTACCAGCAGGAATGGCCACATTATGgcaattgtttattttaatccGCAG AAATTAAGTAAAGAAGAGCTGGCTGATCTGAAAATCTCTCTGGCAAAATATTTCACGGAAGGGATGGGCGAGGAGACTGGCGTCACTTCTCTGTACTTTGTGGAAGAAGGACAAAG GAAATCGCCCAGTCTAGAAGACTTGCCTTTGGAGCACGTGGCTGGTGACAAGTACATTTATGAAGAACTTCTTGGCCTAAAATTTAGAATTTCTCCTCATGCATTTTTTCAA GTAAACACACAAGCTGCCGAAGTTCTGTACGTGGCCATTAGGGAGTGGGCGCAGCTGAGCCAGGAGAGTACAGTACTGGATGTTTGCTGTGGTACAGGAACTATTGGGATTTCTTTGGCAAAG AAAGTGAAGAAGGTGATTGGAATTGAACTCTGCCAAGAAGCTGTGGAGGATGCCAAAGTGAATGCCCAGATTAATG acCTGAATAATATTGAATTCCACTGTGGGAAGGCAGAAGATATTGTTCCTTCCCTAATTAACGTATTAGCTCCTCAGAACCTGATTACCATTGTAGATCCACCACGAGCAGGGCTGC ATTCCAAGGTAATTCTCGCCATCAGAAGAGCTGAACATCTGAAGAAGCTGATCTATGTGTCCTGCAATCCCAGAGCAGCCATGAACAACTTTGTAGA TCTCTGCCGGGCTCCTTCCAACAGAGTCAAAGGAGCCTCTTTCCGTCCCATTAAAGCCATGGCTGTGGATCTCTTCCCTCAGACCCGACACTGTGAGTTACTGATATTCTTCGAAAGGGTGGAATATGCCAACGGGAGCTCTGTTGCAGCAACACCTGACGCTGCTCAAGGCAGCACAATAGGATGCGAGTCAGAGTGCCTGGATGGCACCAACCCCTCCAGCAACGAAGCAAACCCCACCCCTGCTGCGCACGTAGGGTCTGCTTTGGGAGAGAGGCCATCGACTTAA
- the RANBP1 gene encoding ran-specific GTPase-activating protein, translating into MADTKETHEEHDTSTENADDSNHDPQFEPIVSLPEQEIKTLEEDEEELFKMRAKLFRFASENDLPEWKERGTGDVKLLKHKEKGTIRLLMRRDKTLKICANHYITPLMELKPNAGSDRAWVWNTHADFADESPKPELLAIRFLNAENAQKFKAKFEECRNEVDKRAKKAGTGKNDSADKVAEKLEELSVKEESKESEKKETKEKTEEKQ; encoded by the exons ATGGCGGACACTAAG gagACACATGAGGAGCATGATACTTCTACTGAAAACGCAGATGATTCCAACCATGATCCTCAGTTTGAGCCCATAGTTTCCCTTCCtgagcaggaaataaaaactctggaagaggatgaggaagaacTTTTTAAGAT GCGAGCAAAGCTATTCCGATTCGCATCTGAGAATGACCTTCCAGAATGGAAAGAACGAGGCACTGGTGATGTAAAACTCCTGAAACACAAGGAGAAGGGAACAATTCGCCTCCTCATGAGAAGGGATAAAACCCTAAAAATCTGTGCAAACCATTATA tcacACCCTTAATGGAGCTGAAGCCTAATGCTGGGAGCGACAGGGCGTGGGTCTGGAACACACATGCTGACTTTGCAGATGAAAGCCCCAAGCCTGAACTTCTGGCAATCCggtttttaaatgcagaaa ATGCACAGAAATTCAAGGCAAAATTTGAAGAATGCAGAAATGAAGTAGACAAGAGAGCAAAGAAAG CAGGCACAGGCAAAAATGATAGTGCTGATAAAGTTGCTGAAAAACTAGAAGAGCTTTCTGTAAAGGAAGAGAGCAAAGAATCTGAGAAGAAAGAGACCAAggaaaaaactgaagaaaagcaataa